A single genomic interval of Corvus cornix cornix isolate S_Up_H32 chromosome 1, ASM73873v5, whole genome shotgun sequence harbors:
- the LOC104687155 gene encoding transient receptor potential cation channel subfamily V member 5-like isoform X1 — MGVPLFGESNPFYSRIWNGLSQKLQGKKSWDKHLDEIYLLQQKRIWESPLLQAAKENDLAAIRKLLTDGTCDIYQRGAVGETALHVAAMYDNLEAAVALMEAAPELINERMTSELYEGQTALHIAAANQNTTLVKALLKRGANASTARATGHFFRRSSQNLFYFGEHVLSFAACVGNEEIVQLLIENGADIRAQDSLGNTVLHILALQPNKTFACHMYSLILSYDRNKEGPGSLELIPNNAGLTPFKLAGVEGNTVMFQYLMQKRKQNLWSFGPLTTVLYDITEIDSWAEDQSFLELIVSTKKREARQILDLTPVKELVSLKWNMYGRPYFCFLALFYILYMVCFTMCCVYRPLKPRTGNRTSSRDNTVYVQKMLQESYVAYEDELRLVGELITVIGAVVILVLEIPDILRVGAAKYFGQTILGGPFHIIVITYACMILVTMVMRLTSTTGEVVPMSFALVLGWCNVMYFARGFQMLGPFTIMIQKMIFGDLMRFCWLMAVVILGFASAFYIIFQTENPENLGQFYNYPMSLFTTFELFLTIIDGPANYDVDLPFMYSVVYFAFAIIATLLMLNLLIAMMGDTHWRVAHEQDELWRAQVVATTVMLERKLPRCLWPRSGICGREFGLGERWYLRIEDRVDPNKHKMMRYTEAFKAQDRDNYEKGSEKLETNGDTLCKKDLSALSLSRSTSRTSSHRGWEILRRNTFRQLCGEVGPAVDEEVYDV; from the exons GATCTGGGAATCCCCACTCCTCCAGGCTGCCAAAGAGAATGACCTTGCTGCCATTAGGAAACTTCTCACTGACGGAACATGTGATATCTATCAGAGAG GTGCTGTGGGAGAGACTGCCCTTCATGTAGCTGCCATGTATGATAACTTGGAGGCAGCAGTGGCTTTGATggaagcagctcctgagctTATCAATGAGAGGATGACATCAGAACTTTATGAAG GGCAGACAGCTCTCCACATTGCAGCAGCCAACCAGAACACCACGTTGGTGAAGGCTTTGCTTAAGAGAGGAGCCAATGCCAGCACAGCAAGGGCCACTGGGCACTTCTTCAGGCGCAGCTCCCAGAACCTTTTCTATTTTG GAGAGCATGTTTTATCATTTGCTGCCTGTGTGGGAAATGAGGAAATTGTGCAGCTGCTCATTGAAAATGGAGCTGACATTAGAGCTCAAGATTCTCTGG GTAACACTGTTCTTCACATCCTGGCTCTCCAGCCTAATAAGACGTTTGCCTGCCACATGTACAGCCTGATACTTTCCTATGACAGGAACAAAGAGGGACCAGGGTCACTTGAACTGATTCCTAACAATGCGGGACTCACTCCATTCAAATTGGCTGGAGTTGAGGGCAACACTGTG atGTTTCAATACCTTATGCAGAAGCGGAAGCAGAATCTCTGGTCCTTTGGCCCCTTGACCACTGTGCTGTATGATATCACAGAGATTGACTCCTGGGCTGAAGATCAGTCCTTCCTTGAGCTCATTGTATCCACCAAGAAGAGAGAG GCACGCCAGATCTTGGACCTAACACCTGTGAAGGAGCTGGTGAGCCTGAAGTGGAACATGTATGGTCGTCCCTATTTCTGTTTCCTGGCCTTATTCTACATCCTCTACATGGTCTGCTTCACCATGTGCTGCGTCTACCGGCCTCTGAAACCCCGAACAGGCAACAGaaccagcagcagggacaaCACAGTCTATGTCCAGAAAATGCTTCAG GAGTCATACGTGGCATATGAGGATGAGCTGAGGCTGGTGGGGGAGCTGATCACAGTCATTGGAGCTGTAGTAATTTTGGTTCTCGAG ATTCCAGATATCCTTAGAGTTGGAGCAGCGAAATACTTTGGGCAAACAATCCTAGGAGGGCCTTTCCACATAATTGT catcACATATGCCTGCATGATTCTGGTGACCATGGTGATGCGTCTCACCAGCACGACTGGGGAGGTGGTGCCCATGTCCTTCGCCCTGGTGCTGGGATGGTGCAATGTCATGTACTTCGCACGAGGCTTCCAGATGCTCGGACCTTTCACCATCATGATCCAGAAG ATGATATTTGGAGATCTTATGCGCTTTTGCTGGCTCATGGCTGTGGTGATATTGGGCTTTGCATCAG ctttttACATCATCTTCCAGACAGAGAACCCTGAAAACCTTGGGCAGTTCTACAACTATCCCATGTCCTTGTTCACCACCTTTGAGCTGTTCCTCACTATCATTGATGGCCCTGCAAACTACGATGTGGACCTGCCCTTTATGTACAGCGTGGTGTACTTTGCTTTCGCCATCATTGCCACCCTCCTTATGCTCAACTTGTTAATTGCCATGATGGGTGACACCCACTGGAGGGTGGCCCACGAGCAGGATGAGCTCTGGAGAGCCCAG GTTGTTGCTACTACTGTCATGTTGGAGCGGAAACTGCCACGGTGCCTCTGGCCCCGCTCAGGAATCTGTGGGCGGGAATTTGGGCTGGGGGAGCGATGGTACCTCAG AATTGAAGACAGGGTTGATCCCAACAAACACAAGATGATGCGTTACACAGAGGCATTTAAGGCTCAGGATAGGGATAACTATGAAAAAGGGTCAGAAAAGCTGGAAACCAATGGCGACACCCTGTGCAAGAAGGATCTGTCTGCTCTGTCACTGTCACGGAGCACATCCAGAACTAGTTCTCACCGTGGCTGGGAGATCCTGAGGCGCAACACCTTCCGCCAGCTTTGTGGAGAGGTGGGGCCTGCCGTGGACGAGGAGGTCTATGATGTCTAA
- the LOC104687155 gene encoding transient receptor potential cation channel subfamily V member 6-like isoform X2 encodes MYDNLEAAVALMEAAPELINERMTSELYEGQTALHIAAANQNTTLVKALLKRGANASTARATGHFFRRSSQNLFYFGEHVLSFAACVGNEEIVQLLIENGADIRAQDSLGNTVLHILALQPNKTFACHMYSLILSYDRNKEGPGSLELIPNNAGLTPFKLAGVEGNTVMFQYLMQKRKQNLWSFGPLTTVLYDITEIDSWAEDQSFLELIVSTKKREARQILDLTPVKELVSLKWNMYGRPYFCFLALFYILYMVCFTMCCVYRPLKPRTGNRTSSRDNTVYVQKMLQESYVAYEDELRLVGELITVIGAVVILVLEIPDILRVGAAKYFGQTILGGPFHIIVITYACMILVTMVMRLTSTTGEVVPMSFALVLGWCNVMYFARGFQMLGPFTIMIQKMIFGDLMRFCWLMAVVILGFASAFYIIFQTENPENLGQFYNYPMSLFTTFELFLTIIDGPANYDVDLPFMYSVVYFAFAIIATLLMLNLLIAMMGDTHWRVAHEQDELWRAQVVATTVMLERKLPRCLWPRSGICGREFGLGERWYLRIEDRVDPNKHKMMRYTEAFKAQDRDNYEKGSEKLETNGDTLCKKDLSALSLSRSTSRTSSHRGWEILRRNTFRQLCGEVGPAVDEEVYDV; translated from the exons ATGTATGATAACTTGGAGGCAGCAGTGGCTTTGATggaagcagctcctgagctTATCAATGAGAGGATGACATCAGAACTTTATGAAG GGCAGACAGCTCTCCACATTGCAGCAGCCAACCAGAACACCACGTTGGTGAAGGCTTTGCTTAAGAGAGGAGCCAATGCCAGCACAGCAAGGGCCACTGGGCACTTCTTCAGGCGCAGCTCCCAGAACCTTTTCTATTTTG GAGAGCATGTTTTATCATTTGCTGCCTGTGTGGGAAATGAGGAAATTGTGCAGCTGCTCATTGAAAATGGAGCTGACATTAGAGCTCAAGATTCTCTGG GTAACACTGTTCTTCACATCCTGGCTCTCCAGCCTAATAAGACGTTTGCCTGCCACATGTACAGCCTGATACTTTCCTATGACAGGAACAAAGAGGGACCAGGGTCACTTGAACTGATTCCTAACAATGCGGGACTCACTCCATTCAAATTGGCTGGAGTTGAGGGCAACACTGTG atGTTTCAATACCTTATGCAGAAGCGGAAGCAGAATCTCTGGTCCTTTGGCCCCTTGACCACTGTGCTGTATGATATCACAGAGATTGACTCCTGGGCTGAAGATCAGTCCTTCCTTGAGCTCATTGTATCCACCAAGAAGAGAGAG GCACGCCAGATCTTGGACCTAACACCTGTGAAGGAGCTGGTGAGCCTGAAGTGGAACATGTATGGTCGTCCCTATTTCTGTTTCCTGGCCTTATTCTACATCCTCTACATGGTCTGCTTCACCATGTGCTGCGTCTACCGGCCTCTGAAACCCCGAACAGGCAACAGaaccagcagcagggacaaCACAGTCTATGTCCAGAAAATGCTTCAG GAGTCATACGTGGCATATGAGGATGAGCTGAGGCTGGTGGGGGAGCTGATCACAGTCATTGGAGCTGTAGTAATTTTGGTTCTCGAG ATTCCAGATATCCTTAGAGTTGGAGCAGCGAAATACTTTGGGCAAACAATCCTAGGAGGGCCTTTCCACATAATTGT catcACATATGCCTGCATGATTCTGGTGACCATGGTGATGCGTCTCACCAGCACGACTGGGGAGGTGGTGCCCATGTCCTTCGCCCTGGTGCTGGGATGGTGCAATGTCATGTACTTCGCACGAGGCTTCCAGATGCTCGGACCTTTCACCATCATGATCCAGAAG ATGATATTTGGAGATCTTATGCGCTTTTGCTGGCTCATGGCTGTGGTGATATTGGGCTTTGCATCAG ctttttACATCATCTTCCAGACAGAGAACCCTGAAAACCTTGGGCAGTTCTACAACTATCCCATGTCCTTGTTCACCACCTTTGAGCTGTTCCTCACTATCATTGATGGCCCTGCAAACTACGATGTGGACCTGCCCTTTATGTACAGCGTGGTGTACTTTGCTTTCGCCATCATTGCCACCCTCCTTATGCTCAACTTGTTAATTGCCATGATGGGTGACACCCACTGGAGGGTGGCCCACGAGCAGGATGAGCTCTGGAGAGCCCAG GTTGTTGCTACTACTGTCATGTTGGAGCGGAAACTGCCACGGTGCCTCTGGCCCCGCTCAGGAATCTGTGGGCGGGAATTTGGGCTGGGGGAGCGATGGTACCTCAG AATTGAAGACAGGGTTGATCCCAACAAACACAAGATGATGCGTTACACAGAGGCATTTAAGGCTCAGGATAGGGATAACTATGAAAAAGGGTCAGAAAAGCTGGAAACCAATGGCGACACCCTGTGCAAGAAGGATCTGTCTGCTCTGTCACTGTCACGGAGCACATCCAGAACTAGTTCTCACCGTGGCTGGGAGATCCTGAGGCGCAACACCTTCCGCCAGCTTTGTGGAGAGGTGGGGCCTGCCGTGGACGAGGAGGTCTATGATGTCTAA